One part of the Nitrospirota bacterium genome encodes these proteins:
- a CDS encoding response regulator transcription factor has translation MSPLPRVLLADDHTLVLEGFRKLLGERYEVVGTVEDGRALLEVAPRLRPDLVTLDISMPLLNGIDAARQLKKLVPEVKLVFVTMHADPAYVNEAFKAGASGYLLKRSAGAELIQAIDSVLDGHFYITPLITKDLIHSLLDSGSSPVSRRDSLTLRQREVLQLVAEGRSNKEIAKVLNISAKTVEFHKSQIMDQLNLHTTAELTKYAIAHGLTTSQ, from the coding sequence ATGAGTCCGTTGCCTCGGGTGCTGTTGGCGGACGACCATACGCTGGTCTTGGAAGGATTCCGCAAGCTGTTGGGCGAGCGGTACGAGGTGGTCGGTACGGTCGAGGACGGCCGCGCGCTGCTCGAAGTCGCGCCCCGGCTTCGACCCGACCTCGTGACGCTGGATATCTCGATGCCGCTGCTGAACGGGATCGACGCGGCGCGCCAACTGAAGAAGCTGGTGCCGGAGGTCAAACTCGTCTTCGTCACGATGCACGCGGACCCGGCCTACGTGAACGAAGCCTTCAAAGCGGGCGCATCCGGGTATCTCTTGAAACGGTCGGCGGGCGCGGAACTCATCCAGGCGATCGACTCCGTCCTTGACGGCCACTTCTACATCACGCCGTTGATCACCAAGGACCTCATCCACTCGCTGCTGGACAGCGGGAGCAGTCCGGTCTCCCGCCGCGATTCGCTGACCCTCCGCCAACGCGAGGTGTTGCAGCTCGTGGCCGAGGGACGTTCGAACAAGGAAATCGCCAAAGTGCTCAACATTTCGGCGAAAACCGTCGAATTCCACAAATCCCAGATCATGGATCAACTCAACCTCCATACGACGGCGGAATTGACCAAGTACGCGATCGCCCACGGCCTGACGACGTCCCAGTAA